One Neoarius graeffei isolate fNeoGra1 chromosome 19, fNeoGra1.pri, whole genome shotgun sequence genomic region harbors:
- the LOC132868101 gene encoding uncharacterized protein LOC132868101: MHKTFNKDVILLPSAHHSCVVRHGTKSKLHQKGYILNAFEFDKSWDSTAVINKLRQAFRSKVCLPDNVSLQILMPCGNKLVAPSLCDGQKMDAILIQKVFKRASLYLRPSVSLECVSAETSEAEDSLSEHDIVMETSVTETPSCNVTALHSASSHHEAPHQQPLASGQARLSPESDYGTYVNIIEDSEEEGELLSAIVASLEDQTHPKEDIPVSQILRELAEKIDSNSSCKFNINRSCVLDGAMRGFRRLTFNPCNTLSVTFSDDKGTSEEAVDLGGPRREFLRLLMEALSWSEMFEGHEGHLHLALDFKAVREDRYFYAGTAIALSLVLGGPPPCFLSNTLFTCIAEGPDMCKPELDDIADGDLRLSSQDCR, encoded by the exons ATGCACAAGACCTTCAACAAGGATGTTATTTTGCTGCCTTCTGCACACCATAGCTGTGTTGTGAGACACGGCACAAAATCAAAATTACACCAGAAGGGATACATTCTAAATGCATTTGAATTTGACAAATCGTGGGACAGCACAGCTGTAATCAACAAACTACGACAGGCATTCAGGTCCAAAGTATGCCTTCCTGATAATGTAAG CTTGCAAATCCTTATGCCCTGCGGGAATAAGCTGGTTGCTCCATCACTGTGTGACGGTCAGAAAATGGACGCAATCCTCATTCAGAAAGTTTTCAAAAGGGCATCTTTATATCTGAGGCCATCTGTATCACTTGAA TGTGTGAGTGCTGAGACCTCAGAGGCGGAGGACAGCCTCAGTGAACATGACATTGTGATGGAGACGAGTGTCACAGAGACCCCTTCCTGCAATGTTACTGCACTGCATTCtgccagcagccatcatgaagcacCACACCAACAACCACTGGCAAGTGGCCAGGCTAGACTCAGCCCAGAAAGTGACTATGGGACATATGTAAATATAATTGAAGATTCTGAGGAAGAGGGTGAATTGTTAAGTGCTATTGTAGCCAGCCTTGAAGACCAGAC GCACCCTAAAGAAGATATCCCAGTCAGTCAAATTTTGAGGGAATTGGCGGAGAAAATTGACAGCAACAGCAGTTGCAAGTTTAACATAAATCGTTCCTGTGTCCTTGATGGAGCTATGCGGGGGTTTAGAAGGTTGACATTCAACCCCTGTAATACTTTGAGTGTGACATTCTCCGATGACAAGGGGACAAGTGAAGAAGCTGTAGACCTTGGGGGGCCGAGGAGAGAATTTCTTCGGCTGCTTATGGAAGCACTGTCTTGGTCTGAGATGTTTGAGGGACACGAAGGCCACCTTCACTTGGCTCTGGATTTCAAAG CTGTACGTGAGGACCGATATTTTTATGCTGGTACAGCCATCGCGCTCAGTTTGGTGCTTGGAGGCCCACCACCTTGTTTCCTATCCAACACCCTCTTCACATGCATCGCAGAGGGACCAGACATGTGCAAACCAGAGCTTGACGACATTGCAGATGGTGATCTGC GTCTCTCAAGCCAGGACTGTAGATGA